One part of the Mangrovibacillus cuniculi genome encodes these proteins:
- the hprK gene encoding HPr(Ser) kinase/phosphatase has protein sequence MVKARTQDIIDKFGLELLSGEEGVHRPITTADISRPGLEMAGFFNYYPADRIQLLGKTELSFFERLDTEQRASRMQQLCTDVTPGIIISRGMEVPKELLAAAEAASVPVMVSPMKTTRFSSRLTNYLESKLAPTTAIHGVLVDIYGVGVLIMGKSGVGKSETALELVKRGHRLVADDCVEIRQEDEDTLIGSSPELIEHLLEIRGLGIINVMTLFGAGAVRSHKRVTLVINLELWDQNKHYDRLGLEEEKMRIIDTDVTRITLPVRPGRNLAVIIEVAAMNFRLKRMGVNAAEQFTAKLADVIEDGEVEDL, from the coding sequence ATGGTAAAGGCACGCACACAAGACATAATTGATAAGTTTGGACTTGAGCTTTTAAGTGGCGAAGAAGGGGTTCATCGTCCGATTACGACCGCAGATATTTCTCGTCCTGGGCTTGAAATGGCAGGATTCTTTAACTATTATCCAGCCGATCGTATTCAGCTTTTAGGGAAAACAGAGTTAAGCTTTTTTGAGCGACTAGACACAGAGCAACGCGCTTCTCGTATGCAGCAGCTTTGTACAGATGTTACACCTGGGATTATTATTTCACGTGGGATGGAAGTACCGAAAGAGTTGCTAGCGGCAGCGGAAGCAGCATCTGTTCCAGTTATGGTATCTCCGATGAAGACAACGCGTTTTTCCAGTAGATTAACGAACTATTTAGAGAGTAAATTAGCTCCAACTACAGCAATTCACGGAGTATTAGTGGATATTTATGGTGTAGGGGTTCTGATTATGGGTAAGAGTGGTGTCGGTAAAAGTGAGACAGCACTTGAGTTAGTGAAACGCGGTCACCGTCTAGTTGCCGACGATTGCGTGGAAATCCGACAAGAAGACGAAGATACGCTTATTGGATCTTCTCCTGAGTTAATTGAGCATCTATTGGAGATTCGCGGATTAGGGATTATTAACGTTATGACACTATTCGGTGCTGGAGCAGTTCGAAGCCACAAGCGTGTTACATTGGTTATTAACTTAGAGCTATGGGATCAAAACAAGCATTATGATCGTCTTGGTTTAGAAGAGGAGAAAATGCGTATTATTGATACGGATGTGACAAGAATTACACTACCAGTTCGACCTGGTCGAAATTTAGCAGTCATTATTGAAGTTGCTGCGATGAACTTCCGTTTAAAACGAATGGGTGTTAACGCTGCAGAACAATTTACTGCGAAATTAGCAGATGTAATTGAAGATGGAGAAGTAGAGGACCTATAA
- a CDS encoding phage holin family protein, translating to MKWIVGILFNAAIFLGLAGFFEGVFISSVTAAVLASVVLSIVNVVVRPLLIIFTLPITLITLGFFLLVINTFSIMITDWLMGDAFNVDGFWLSFLIAIILSLMNTLFQQMVYDRRKS from the coding sequence ATGAAATGGATTGTCGGAATTCTCTTTAACGCTGCCATCTTTTTGGGATTGGCAGGTTTTTTTGAAGGTGTGTTTATATCTAGTGTGACAGCAGCGGTTCTGGCTAGCGTGGTTTTATCGATAGTTAATGTAGTAGTGAGGCCGCTACTAATTATCTTTACCTTACCAATTACGTTGATAACGCTAGGGTTTTTCTTATTAGTCATTAACACATTCTCCATCATGATAACGGATTGGCTTATGGGGGATGCCTTTAATGTAGATGGATTTTGGTTATCGTTTTTAATCGCCATTATTTTATCATTAATGAACACATTGTTTCAGCAGATGGTATATGATCGCCGCAAGTCATAA
- a CDS encoding PspC domain-containing protein, which produces MKSITRSKTNRKVAGVIGGLANYTKMDSTILRVLFIILLFVTGFFPLLIAYGLLVFVLPNEGE; this is translated from the coding sequence ATGAAATCTATCACTAGATCAAAAACAAATCGCAAAGTCGCTGGAGTTATCGGAGGGCTTGCGAATTATACCAAAATGGATTCCACCATCTTACGTGTATTGTTTATTATATTATTGTTTGTGACGGGCTTCTTTCCATTGTTGATTGCATACGGCTTATTGGTCTTTGTCCTGCCAAACGAGGGGGAATAA
- a CDS encoding DUF4097 family beta strand repeat-containing protein: MGNERQRILELVQKGTISVQEGLNLLEKLEQTPENDERVPALVSTGEEASEDSTTAEEKNFRKANGPLEQARSKVLDFVNTAVKKVKDLDLSFQQSVELLHVFEEASPTIESIDLDVANGKVELKKWDQPGVRIECHVKVYRTEDEAQAEETFRRHAKFSVEKERLTFHTQFKWMKVDTVVYVPAQRYEDISVRLFNGGFQATHFTADSFSAKTGNGLITLSNIQANELEAETGNGRIKLVSSKVTDLQLETINGKVEAEGEFASAALQSVNGNVTAFLKSTPDTLKVKAVTGSIEVFLPETAAINGELKSNVGSFKVDVEGIEVIEEQNDVVQKKMTFKKSLEGVNPVHLYGSTNTGSVQIKTVPHL, from the coding sequence ATGGGTAACGAACGTCAACGAATTTTAGAATTAGTGCAAAAAGGAACAATCTCTGTTCAAGAAGGTCTTAATTTGTTGGAAAAGTTAGAGCAAACACCTGAAAATGACGAGAGGGTTCCTGCTCTTGTTTCAACTGGTGAGGAAGCGTCTGAAGACTCCACTACAGCAGAAGAGAAGAATTTTCGCAAAGCAAATGGACCACTTGAGCAAGCTCGCTCTAAGGTATTAGACTTTGTAAACACGGCAGTTAAAAAGGTGAAAGATTTAGATTTATCCTTCCAACAATCTGTGGAATTACTTCATGTGTTTGAAGAAGCTTCTCCGACGATTGAGTCCATTGACTTAGATGTGGCGAACGGTAAAGTGGAGTTAAAGAAGTGGGACCAACCTGGAGTTAGAATTGAATGTCACGTGAAGGTATATCGCACAGAGGATGAAGCGCAAGCGGAAGAAACGTTCCGAAGACATGCAAAATTCTCCGTAGAAAAAGAACGCCTAACTTTCCATACGCAATTTAAATGGATGAAAGTCGATACGGTAGTTTACGTTCCAGCTCAACGCTATGAGGATATTTCTGTTCGCTTATTTAATGGCGGGTTCCAGGCTACACACTTTACTGCTGATAGTTTCTCCGCAAAAACAGGGAATGGCTTGATTACACTATCCAACATTCAAGCGAATGAGTTAGAGGCGGAGACTGGTAACGGACGTATTAAGCTAGTTTCTAGTAAAGTGACCGACTTACAGTTAGAGACGATTAATGGAAAAGTGGAAGCGGAAGGCGAATTTGCTAGTGCGGCGCTTCAATCTGTGAATGGGAATGTAACAGCATTCTTAAAGTCAACACCTGATACACTGAAGGTAAAAGCTGTGACAGGTTCCATTGAAGTTTTCCTTCCAGAAACAGCTGCAATTAATGGAGAGTTAAAATCCAATGTTGGAAGTTTTAAAGTGGACGTAGAGGGTATTGAAGTAATAGAAGAGCAAAATGATGTGGTCCAAAAGAAGATGACGTTCAAGAAGTCTTTGGAGGGTGTGAATCCAGTACATTTATACGGAAGTACGAATACTGGATCTGTTCAGATTAAGACAGTTCCTCATCTTTGA
- a CDS encoding DUF4870 domain-containing protein, with translation MNLEKIIAALCYFSFFFLGLIFPLIVWLVSADEWLKGHAKAAFISHIIPMLVVPLVLFAFVFDVFAISTGTVPFFVLFVIVLGGILSFFIMIWNVYKGIKVLL, from the coding sequence TTGAATTTAGAGAAGATCATCGCGGCATTGTGTTATTTTAGCTTTTTCTTCTTGGGGCTAATCTTCCCATTAATTGTTTGGCTAGTTTCAGCGGATGAATGGCTAAAAGGACATGCAAAAGCAGCCTTCATTTCACACATAATCCCAATGTTAGTCGTGCCTCTAGTGTTATTTGCATTTGTATTTGACGTATTTGCAATATCTACTGGAACTGTTCCGTTTTTCGTCTTATTTGTGATTGTTTTAGGAGGAATTCTAAGCTTCTTTATCATGATTTGGAATGTATATAAAGGAATCAAAGTATTACTATAA
- a CDS encoding M3 family oligoendopeptidase encodes MTTAYAEKWDLESLFAGGSESKELRTHLDQTKKYIDAFEERVANFTTPTSSEESSLIASLIEDAKVIMQFLTQGGAYIGCLQAQDMKDRKADALQSEVTGYRASYSTTFTTFQQTLAAAEDEVFAALLETEDLSLWNFILSEWRTQAKEKLSGPEEAMVNALAIDGYHGWGEMYDTLIGMLSLTVNVDGETKELSVGQANNLLSHPSPKVRKEVFEKLEQLWADNEELFARTLNHLGGFRLRLYEKRGWTEILKEPLAYNRMTEDTLNAMWGAIEKQKDAFVSYLNRKAEMLGETKMDWYNLDAPVSESTKTLSYQEGADFILKHFAKFGPEMASFSKTAFEKSWIEAEDRPGKRPGGFCTGFPLSEESRIFMTYSGSMSNVATLAHELGHAFHSYALRTVHPLNRRYAMNVAETASTFAEMIVADAAVKEATTKDEKIALLEDKLQRSVAFFMNIHARFLFEKRFYAERSKGYVSAQRLNELMEEAQREGYAGALETTHPHFWSSKLHFYITGVPFYNFPYTFGYLFSLSIYAKALEAGGNYEESYMALLRDTAVMNVEDLAMKHLGEDVTSEDFWSKGVALCVQDVEEFLELTK; translated from the coding sequence ATGACGACGGCATATGCTGAAAAATGGGATTTAGAATCTTTATTTGCAGGTGGAAGTGAATCAAAAGAACTTCGTACACATTTAGACCAGACGAAAAAATATATTGATGCATTTGAAGAACGAGTTGCAAACTTTACAACACCAACTTCCTCTGAAGAATCATCATTAATAGCAAGTTTAATAGAAGATGCAAAAGTAATTATGCAGTTTTTAACTCAAGGTGGAGCATACATAGGTTGTTTGCAAGCACAAGATATGAAAGACCGAAAAGCAGATGCGCTGCAAAGTGAGGTAACAGGGTATCGTGCAAGTTACTCTACTACATTTACTACGTTCCAACAAACGTTGGCGGCTGCGGAAGATGAAGTATTTGCAGCGTTGCTAGAGACAGAAGATTTATCACTCTGGAACTTCATTTTGTCTGAGTGGCGTACGCAAGCGAAAGAGAAATTAAGTGGACCAGAAGAAGCGATGGTAAATGCACTAGCGATTGATGGATATCACGGCTGGGGAGAAATGTATGACACGTTAATCGGTATGCTGTCATTAACGGTGAACGTGGATGGCGAAACAAAAGAGTTATCTGTTGGGCAAGCCAATAACTTACTTTCTCATCCTTCTCCTAAAGTTCGTAAAGAGGTATTTGAAAAGCTTGAGCAGCTATGGGCTGATAACGAAGAGCTTTTCGCTCGTACGTTAAATCATCTAGGTGGTTTCCGTTTACGCCTTTATGAAAAACGTGGCTGGACAGAAATCTTAAAAGAACCTTTAGCATACAATCGCATGACAGAAGATACGTTAAATGCGATGTGGGGAGCAATTGAAAAGCAAAAAGACGCGTTTGTTTCCTATTTAAATAGAAAAGCAGAAATGCTTGGTGAAACTAAAATGGACTGGTACAACCTAGATGCACCAGTGAGCGAGTCAACAAAAACGCTTTCTTATCAAGAAGGTGCAGACTTTATCCTAAAGCACTTTGCAAAATTTGGTCCAGAAATGGCTTCGTTCTCTAAAACAGCTTTTGAAAAGTCTTGGATTGAAGCAGAAGATCGCCCTGGTAAACGTCCAGGTGGATTCTGTACTGGTTTCCCACTAAGCGAAGAGTCTCGTATTTTCATGACGTACTCTGGATCTATGAGCAACGTTGCAACGCTTGCACATGAGCTAGGTCATGCATTCCACTCCTATGCACTTCGTACGGTTCACCCGTTAAACCGTCGTTATGCGATGAACGTGGCAGAGACAGCTAGTACGTTTGCAGAGATGATTGTAGCAGATGCAGCGGTGAAAGAGGCAACTACAAAGGATGAAAAGATTGCTTTATTAGAAGATAAATTACAACGTAGCGTAGCATTCTTCATGAACATTCACGCTCGATTCTTATTTGAAAAGAGATTCTATGCAGAGCGTTCTAAAGGGTATGTTTCTGCCCAACGCTTGAATGAATTAATGGAAGAAGCGCAACGTGAAGGCTATGCTGGTGCTCTCGAAACAACGCATCCACATTTCTGGTCTTCTAAGCTTCATTTCTATATCACAGGTGTACCGTTCTACAACTTCCCGTACACGTTTGGATACCTGTTCTCTTTAAGCATCTATGCAAAAGCGTTAGAGGCTGGTGGAAATTACGAAGAGTCTTACATGGCATTACTTCGTGATACAGCGGTAATGAATGTAGAAGACTTAGCGATGAAACATCTTGGTGAAGACGTGACATCTGAAGACTTCTGGTCTAAAGGAGTAGCGCTTTGCGTGCAAGATGTGGAGGAATTCTTAGAGTTAACGAAATAA
- the uvrA gene encoding excinuclease ABC subunit UvrA, which produces MAKDRIVVKGARAHNLKNIDVEIPRDKLVVLTGLSGSGKSSLAFDTIYAEGQRRYVESLSAYARQFLGQMDKPDVDAIDGLSPAISIDQKTTSRNPRSTVGTVTEIYDYLRLLFARVGKPICPNHGIEIVSQTIEQMVDRIMSYPERTKIQVLAPIVSGRKGTHVKILEDMKKQGYVRLRVNGEVFDVSDEITLDKNKKHSIEVIVDRIVVKEGSEPRLADSLEAALRLADGRVVIDVMGEEELLFSEHHACPHCGFSIGELEPRMFSFNSPFGACPTCDGLGTKLKVDKELVIPDHSVSLRDGAIVAWQPTSSQYYPQLLESVCNHYGIDMDVPVENLPKPQLDKILKGSGSDKIYFRYENEFGQVRENMIEFEGVLRNIERRYRETSSDYIREQMEQYMAVQHCASCGGYRLKPESLAVKINGVHVGEVTEKSIQDAMTYFTSLELSPKDRQIANLILREIDERLGFLINVGLDYLTLSRSAGTLSGGEAQRIRLATQIGSRLTGVLYILDEPSIGLHQRDNDRLIGTLQSMRDIGNTLIVVEHDEDTMMAADYLIDIGPGAGVHGGQIISQGTPGEVMDDPKSLTGQYLSGRKFIPFPMERRKSDGRKLQIKGAKENNLKNVSVDVPLGQFIAVTGVSGSGKSTLINEILHKSLAQKLHKAKAKPGEHKEITGIDQLDKVIDIDQSPIGRTPRSNPATYTGVFDDIRDVFATTNEAKVRGYKKGRFSFNVKGGRCEACRGDGIIKIEMHFLPDVYVPCEVCHGKRYNRETLEVKYKGSNISDVLEMTVEDATKFFENIPKIHRKLQTILDVGLGYVKLGQPATTLSGGEAQRVKLASELHRRSTGRSFYILDEPTTGLHVDDISRLLIVLQRLVENGDTVLVIEHNLDVIKAADHLIDLGPEGGDKGGTIIATGTPEEVADHPDSHTGRYLKPILERDRIRMADRVAELEDANAYSTSK; this is translated from the coding sequence ATGGCAAAAGACCGAATAGTTGTAAAGGGAGCAAGAGCACATAATTTAAAAAACATTGATGTGGAGATACCGCGTGACAAGCTAGTTGTCTTAACTGGCTTATCTGGTTCCGGTAAGTCTTCATTAGCGTTCGATACGATTTATGCAGAGGGACAACGTAGATATGTAGAGTCGTTGTCTGCTTATGCACGTCAGTTCTTAGGGCAAATGGATAAACCAGATGTAGACGCAATTGATGGATTGTCTCCTGCAATCTCAATAGATCAAAAAACAACCAGTCGTAATCCACGTTCTACTGTTGGTACAGTAACAGAGATTTATGATTACTTACGTCTTTTGTTTGCTCGAGTAGGGAAACCGATATGCCCTAATCATGGGATTGAAATCGTCTCTCAAACAATTGAACAAATGGTAGATCGTATTATGTCTTATCCAGAACGTACGAAGATACAAGTGCTGGCACCAATTGTGTCTGGTAGAAAAGGAACACACGTCAAAATACTAGAAGATATGAAAAAACAAGGATACGTTCGTTTGCGTGTAAACGGTGAAGTATTCGACGTAAGTGACGAAATTACTCTAGACAAAAATAAAAAACACTCGATTGAAGTAATTGTGGACAGAATTGTTGTGAAAGAAGGTTCCGAACCACGTTTAGCTGATTCACTTGAAGCAGCACTTCGTCTTGCGGATGGACGTGTGGTTATTGATGTCATGGGAGAAGAAGAACTTCTATTTAGTGAACATCATGCTTGTCCACATTGCGGTTTTTCCATTGGAGAATTAGAGCCTAGGATGTTTTCTTTCAACAGTCCGTTTGGAGCATGTCCAACATGTGATGGACTAGGAACAAAATTAAAAGTAGATAAAGAACTTGTTATTCCTGACCATTCTGTTTCTTTACGAGATGGGGCAATTGTCGCTTGGCAACCAACTAGCTCGCAGTACTATCCACAACTGTTGGAATCTGTATGTAACCATTATGGGATTGATATGGATGTACCCGTGGAGAACCTTCCTAAACCACAACTTGATAAGATTTTAAAAGGTTCTGGTAGTGATAAAATCTATTTCCGATACGAGAATGAATTTGGACAAGTACGTGAAAATATGATCGAATTCGAAGGAGTTTTACGTAATATTGAGAGAAGATATCGTGAGACAAGTTCGGATTATATTCGTGAGCAAATGGAACAGTACATGGCTGTTCAACACTGTGCTTCTTGTGGTGGATACCGTTTAAAACCAGAATCATTAGCTGTTAAGATAAACGGTGTTCACGTTGGTGAAGTAACGGAAAAGTCCATTCAAGACGCGATGACTTATTTTACTAGCTTAGAATTATCGCCAAAGGATCGCCAAATTGCAAATCTTATTCTCCGTGAAATTGATGAAAGACTAGGATTCTTAATTAACGTAGGTTTGGATTACTTAACACTGTCTCGCTCAGCGGGTACTTTATCTGGTGGAGAAGCGCAGCGTATTCGACTTGCTACCCAAATCGGTTCAAGACTGACAGGCGTTTTATACATTTTAGATGAGCCTTCTATCGGTCTTCATCAAAGAGATAATGACCGTTTAATTGGTACTTTGCAAAGTATGCGTGACATTGGTAATACGCTTATTGTTGTGGAGCACGATGAAGATACAATGATGGCAGCAGATTATCTAATTGATATTGGCCCTGGAGCAGGTGTCCACGGTGGACAAATTATTTCTCAAGGTACTCCTGGAGAAGTAATGGATGATCCAAAATCTTTAACTGGCCAGTATTTATCAGGTAGAAAATTTATTCCTTTCCCAATGGAAAGAAGAAAGTCTGATGGTCGTAAGCTGCAAATTAAAGGTGCTAAAGAAAACAACTTAAAAAATGTCAGTGTTGATGTACCGCTTGGACAGTTTATTGCTGTTACTGGGGTGTCAGGATCCGGGAAAAGTACATTAATTAATGAGATTCTTCATAAATCTTTAGCTCAAAAGCTGCATAAAGCAAAAGCTAAACCAGGAGAACATAAAGAGATTACGGGAATTGATCAGTTAGATAAAGTAATCGATATTGATCAATCACCAATTGGAAGAACGCCTCGATCCAATCCGGCGACGTATACAGGAGTGTTTGATGATATTCGCGACGTTTTTGCGACAACGAACGAAGCGAAAGTGCGTGGTTATAAAAAAGGACGGTTTAGCTTCAACGTAAAAGGTGGACGATGTGAAGCTTGTCGCGGGGATGGAATTATCAAAATCGAGATGCACTTCTTGCCAGATGTGTACGTACCATGTGAAGTTTGTCATGGAAAACGTTATAACAGAGAAACATTAGAAGTGAAGTATAAAGGAAGTAATATTTCTGACGTGCTAGAAATGACAGTCGAGGATGCGACGAAGTTCTTTGAAAACATTCCTAAAATCCATCGTAAGTTACAAACTATTTTGGATGTCGGACTCGGATATGTGAAATTGGGACAACCAGCAACGACGCTGTCAGGAGGAGAAGCCCAACGTGTGAAATTAGCTTCTGAGCTACACCGCCGTTCAACCGGTCGATCTTTCTACATTTTGGACGAGCCAACAACTGGTTTGCATGTTGATGATATTTCTAGACTATTGATCGTGTTGCAACGTTTGGTTGAAAATGGTGATACGGTGTTGGTAATTGAACATAATCTGGATGTTATTAAAGCAGCAGATCATTTGATTGATCTTGGACCTGAAGGTGGAGATAAAGGTGGGACAATCATTGCCACAGGTACACCAGAAGAAGTAGCGGATCACCCTGATTCTCATACAGGTCGTTATTTAAAACCGATTCTTGAAAGAGACCGAATTCGTATGGCTGATCGTGTAGCGGAACTAGAAGATGCTAATGCGTATTCTACATCTAAATAG
- the uvrB gene encoding excinuclease ABC subunit UvrB produces MLKEFELVSKYTPQGDQPEAIKKIVKGLHEGKRHQTLLGATGTGKTFTISNVIKEVNRPTLIIAHNKTLAGQLYSEFKEFFPNNAVEYFVSYYDYYQPEAYVPQTDTYIEKDASINDEIDKLRHSATSSLFERNDVIIIASVSCIYGLGSPEEYRDLVVSLRVGMELERNQLLRKLVDVQYERNDIDFQRGTFRVRGDVVEIFPASRDERCMRVEFFGDEIDRIREVDALTGEILGEREHVAIFPASHFVTREEKMKKAIINIEAELEERLEELNEQNKLLEAQRLEQRTRYDLEMMREMGFCSGIENYSRHLTLRESGATPYTLLDYFPKDMLIVIDESHVTLPQIRGMFNGDQARKQVLVDHGFRLPSAKDNRPLTFQEFEKHASQLVYVSATPGPYEIEHTPDFVEQIIRPTGLLDPTIDIRPIEGQIDDLLGEIQDRINKNERVLVTTLTKKMSEDLTDYLKDIGIKVQYLHSEVKTLERIQIIRDLRLGKYDVLVGINLLREGLDIPEVSLVTILDADKEGFLRSERSLIQTIGRAARNSNGHVIMYADKMTDSMTKAIEETKRRREIQEEHNKKHGITPMTIQKEVRDVIRATQEGVEQDEPLVEAKKLTKKERMVLVESLEIEMKEAAKQLDFERAAQLRDTILELKAEG; encoded by the coding sequence CTGTTGAAAGAGTTTGAATTAGTATCCAAGTATACACCTCAAGGAGATCAGCCGGAAGCAATTAAGAAAATTGTGAAAGGTCTCCATGAAGGTAAAAGACATCAAACATTATTAGGTGCTACAGGAACTGGTAAAACCTTTACGATCTCCAATGTTATTAAAGAAGTGAATCGACCAACACTAATCATTGCCCACAACAAAACATTAGCTGGTCAGCTTTATAGTGAATTTAAAGAGTTTTTTCCGAACAATGCTGTAGAATACTTCGTTAGTTACTACGATTACTATCAACCAGAGGCGTATGTCCCACAAACTGATACGTACATAGAAAAAGACGCTAGTATTAATGATGAAATTGATAAATTGCGCCACTCTGCAACGTCCTCTTTATTTGAGCGAAACGATGTTATTATCATCGCATCTGTATCTTGTATATATGGTCTTGGATCTCCAGAGGAATACCGTGATTTAGTAGTTTCCTTACGGGTTGGAATGGAACTAGAGAGAAATCAACTTTTACGAAAACTAGTAGATGTTCAATATGAAAGAAACGATATTGACTTCCAACGTGGAACTTTCCGTGTTCGTGGGGATGTAGTGGAAATTTTCCCTGCATCGAGAGACGAGCGTTGTATGCGTGTAGAGTTCTTTGGAGACGAGATTGATCGTATTCGAGAAGTAGATGCGTTAACAGGTGAAATTCTAGGTGAACGTGAACATGTTGCTATTTTCCCAGCATCTCACTTCGTAACACGCGAAGAAAAAATGAAAAAAGCTATCATAAATATAGAAGCAGAATTAGAGGAGCGATTAGAAGAATTAAATGAACAAAACAAACTGCTAGAAGCACAGCGTTTAGAGCAGCGAACGCGCTATGATTTAGAAATGATGAGAGAAATGGGCTTTTGCTCAGGTATCGAGAACTATTCTAGACATTTAACTTTGCGAGAGTCTGGCGCTACGCCTTACACGCTCTTAGATTATTTTCCAAAAGATATGTTAATCGTAATTGACGAGTCACACGTTACGCTTCCTCAAATCAGAGGGATGTTTAATGGGGACCAAGCTCGTAAACAAGTTCTAGTAGACCATGGATTCCGTCTGCCATCTGCGAAAGATAACAGACCGTTAACGTTCCAAGAGTTTGAGAAACATGCTAGTCAGTTAGTTTATGTTTCCGCAACTCCAGGTCCATATGAAATCGAACATACTCCCGATTTTGTGGAGCAGATTATTCGACCAACTGGACTGTTGGACCCTACAATTGATATCCGTCCAATCGAAGGTCAAATCGATGACTTGCTTGGGGAAATTCAAGACCGTATCAATAAGAATGAGCGTGTGTTAGTCACAACTTTAACGAAAAAAATGTCTGAAGATTTAACGGATTATCTAAAAGACATTGGTATTAAAGTTCAGTACCTTCACTCAGAAGTAAAAACGCTAGAACGAATTCAAATTATCCGTGACTTGCGCTTAGGTAAATATGACGTTCTTGTGGGGATTAACTTATTAAGAGAAGGTTTAGACATCCCAGAAGTTTCGCTTGTGACGATCTTGGATGCTGACAAAGAAGGATTCTTACGTTCTGAGAGGTCTTTAATCCAAACTATAGGTCGTGCAGCTCGTAACTCTAATGGTCACGTAATTATGTACGCCGATAAGATGACGGATTCTATGACAAAAGCGATTGAAGAGACAAAGCGTCGTCGTGAAATCCAAGAAGAACACAATAAAAAGCATGGCATTACGCCAATGACTATACAAAAAGAAGTTCGAGACGTTATTCGCGCTACGCAAGAAGGCGTGGAACAAGATGAGCCTTTAGTGGAAGCGAAAAAACTAACGAAAAAAGAGCGAATGGTATTAGTAGAGTCGCTTGAAATAGAAATGAAAGAAGCAGCTAAACAACTAGACTTCGAGCGAGCAGCGCAGCTTCGAGACACGATTCTAGAGTTGAAAGCAGAGGGATAG
- a CDS encoding DUF2198 family protein — MIDKVISAMLFPAILVILFTHITYSRTVALLLTLALIAVSAYKGYTHTWGLIIIDAASLTLGLVIANWLINKNRRLE, encoded by the coding sequence GTGATTGACAAAGTAATATCGGCAATGCTTTTTCCGGCGATCCTTGTCATCTTGTTTACACACATCACGTACAGCCGAACGGTTGCATTGTTGTTAACATTAGCATTAATCGCTGTTTCCGCTTATAAAGGATATACGCATACATGGGGCCTCATCATTATTGATGCAGCTTCCTTAACATTGGGCTTAGTGATTGCGAACTGGCTCATTAATAAAAACCGACGATTGGAGTAG
- a CDS encoding YfbR-like 5'-deoxynucleotidase has protein sequence MGVHEYFKSLADLENIYRCPGKFKYQLHSVASHSFKVTKIAQFLGTVEEQSGQEVDWKTLYEKALNHDYAELFTGDIKTPVKYASHELKKLFSQVEEEMTAKFIEREIPTEYHEAFFRRFKEGKDETLEGKILSVADKIDLLYESFGEIQKGNPEPLFIEIYEEALTTIMKFKEMESVKFFTESILPDLMRERFVEQSEMVSITKGIIQNSQEK, from the coding sequence ATGGGTGTTCATGAATATTTTAAAAGCTTAGCAGACTTAGAAAACATCTATCGTTGTCCAGGAAAGTTCAAATACCAACTACACTCCGTGGCAAGTCACTCATTTAAAGTCACGAAGATCGCGCAATTTTTAGGTACAGTCGAAGAACAATCCGGGCAAGAAGTGGATTGGAAGACGCTTTATGAAAAAGCGCTCAACCATGATTACGCAGAACTATTCACTGGAGATATTAAAACACCTGTAAAGTACGCCTCTCATGAATTGAAAAAACTTTTTAGTCAGGTAGAGGAAGAAATGACGGCGAAATTTATTGAACGTGAAATACCGACTGAATACCATGAGGCGTTCTTTAGAAGATTTAAAGAAGGCAAAGACGAAACATTAGAAGGAAAGATACTATCGGTTGCAGATAAAATTGACCTACTATATGAATCTTTTGGAGAAATTCAAAAAGGTAATCCAGAACCGCTCTTCATAGAAATTTACGAAGAGGCGTTAACGACTATTATGAAGTTTAAAGAGATGGAGTCTGTTAAATTTTTTACGGAATCCATTTTGCCAGACTTAATGAGAGAACGATTTGTGGAACAGAGTGAAATGGTCTCCATAACGAAAGGAATCATTCAGAATAGTCAAGAAAAATAG